The proteins below are encoded in one region of Pangasianodon hypophthalmus isolate fPanHyp1 chromosome 6, fPanHyp1.pri, whole genome shotgun sequence:
- the LOC113526591 gene encoding UDP-glucuronosyltransferase 2A2, producing the protein MSTAILKIVITLTLTGSIHCGKVLVFPHDGSHWVNMNVLIQELHNRGHHVTVIRAADSWYIKEQSPYYHSITVDFSVGGDEAFFKTFVSRQLQIRRERSSLWAQFSLDMELADKFSEMHRKICEMVIHIIEDPKLINSIREAEYDVMLTDPANGGGVVLAHYLRLPLVFNVRWTVHGEAHFAIAPSPLSYVPFPLSLLTDRMTFFQRVYNMIFYLRLFFYKRIVGPHYSALCNRYFGPDVDYFELFQAADIWLMRVDFVFEFPRPTMPNFVYMSCFQCKPPKALPDDLEDFVESSGEHGIVIVSLGTLVGQLPDDIADEMAAALAKLPQKVIWRYSGKKPSTLGNNTILRDWLPQNDLLGHPKTKVFVSHGGTNGILEAIYHSTPIVGLPLVFDQHDNLSRMKYKGVAQVIDIATLNQNVFLEAIQEVINEPSYSINMKRLSRLLRDTPVQPLDNAMFWIEFVMRHKGAAHLRTDSYKMPWYVYHSVDVIAFLLLVASGTIFLIFAVIRYICCRACKTIYTAKQSCFQIPLNTKLGIS; encoded by the coding sequence ATGTCTACTGCCATTTTGAAAATCGTCATCACCCTGACCTTGACTGGCTCTATCCACTGCGGTAAGGTCCTGGTGTTCCCTCATGATGGCAGCCACTGGGTTAACATGAATGTATTGATACAAGAGCTGCACAACAGAGGTCACCATGTCACGGTCATCCGCGCAGCTGATAGCTGGTACATCAAAGAGCAGTCACCCTACTACCACTCCATAACCGTTGACTTCTCAGTGGGGGGAGACGAAGCTTTCTTCAAAACCTTTGTCTCCAGACAGCTACAGATTCGACGAGAAAGAAGCTCACTTTGGGCTCAGTTCAGTCTGGACATGGAGCTGGCAGACAAGTTTTCCGAAATGCACAGAAAGATATGTGAAATGGTCATCCACATAATCGAGGATCCCAAATTGATCAATTCCATCAGAGAAGCGGAGTATGACGTGATGCTGACAGACCCTGCGAATGGTGGAGGAGTCGTGCTTGCACATTATCTGCGCTTACCGCTGGTTTTTAACGTCCGCTGGACGGTACATGGAGAGGCACACTTTGCAATTGCGCCTTCGCCCTTATCGTACGTTCCCTTTCCTTTATCCCTGTTAACAGATAGGATGACTTTTTTTCAAAGGGTATATAACATGATCTTCTACCTCAGACTCTTCTTTTACAAGCGCATTGTAGGTCCTCATTACAGTGCTTTGTGTAACCGCTACTTTGGTCCAGATGTGGACTATTTCGAATTATTCCAGGCAGCCGATATCTGGCTTATGAGAGTCGATTTTGTGTTTGAGTTCCCTCGCCCGACGATGCCCAACTTCGTTTACATGAGTTGCTTCCAATGCAAACCACCAAAAGCCCTTCCGGATGATTTGGAGGACTTTGTGGAAAGTTCTGGAGAGCACGGCATTGTCATTGTATCATTGGGAACGCTGGTTGGACAGCTTCCTGATGATATAGCCGACGAAATGGCTGCCGCTCTTGCTAAGCTCCCTCAAAAAGTGATCTGGCGATACTCAGGGAAGAAACCATCCACTCTCGGGAACAACACCATACTCAGGGACTGGTTGCCACAGAATGATCTTCTTGGACATCCCAAGACAAAGGTTTTTGTGAGCCATGGAGGAACGAATGGGATTTTAGAAGCTATTTATCACAGTACTCCAATCGTTGGCCTACCTCTGGTTTTTGATCAACATGACAATCTCTCGAGGATGAAATATAAAGGTGTAGCACAGGTCATAGATATAGCCACTTTAAATCAAAATGTGTTTCTTGAGGCTATACAGGAAGTCATAAACGAGCCTTCCTACAGTATAAACATGAAGAGGCTGTCCAGGCTTCTTAGAGACACACCTGTACAACCTCTGGATAATGCCATGTTCTGGATTGAGTTTGTTATGAGACACAAAGGTGCTGCTCATCTACGAACAGATTCTTACAAAATGCCTTGGTACGTTTACCACAGTGTCGATGTTATAGCGTTTTTACTCTTAGTTGCATCAGGTACAATTTTCCTAATCTTTGCTGTAATCCGATACATATGCTGCAGGGCATGTAAAACAATCTATACAGCAAAACAGTCTTGTTTTCAAATACCACTAAATACCAAGTTAGGAATTAGTTAG